The genome window GGTCAGCCGGCTGAACCGACTGATGCCCGAGCTGCGCAAAGCGGGAGTGCCTGTGATATGGGTGAACTGGGGCAATCGGGAAGACCGAATGAACGTGCCGCCATCCGTGCTTCATGTATACAATTCGGATGGGCGAGGCAACGGCATCGGGGACCCGCTGCCGGGGAACGGCTCCAAGGTGCTGGAGAAAGGCAGTTGGGGAACGGCCATTGTCGATGGTCTGGATTCGTCCCCCGATGATATCTATGTGGATAAATATCGCATGAGCGGGTTCTGGGATACACCACTGGACAGTATTCTACGCAATCTCAATATTCAAACAGTGTTGTTTGCCGGGGTAAATCTCGATCAGTGTGTCATGCATACACTGCAGGACGCGGCTTGTCTCGGATATGACGGCATACTTCTGGAGGATTGCTCGGCAACAAGCTCCCCGGATTTCTGCATAGAAGCGACATTGTACAATATCAAGCAATGTTATGGCTTCGTTACGGATTCCACATGGTTGGTACAAGAGCTGAGCGAGGGAGCGACTCCTATAGAGAGGAATACCTCGGAAGAGCTGGCATCGTTAGAAGGCTGAGCGGAAGGATGGGATGAAGAAATGAATGACCAATGGAACTCCATTGTCAACCAGGTGATCGTTGAACCGACAGGACAGGGTAGGCTGAACGGACTCAGCTATATGGTCAAGGATGTATATGCCGTCCGTGGCAATACAAATGGCGCGGGTAATCCGTGTTGGCTCCAGACGCATGGACCCGAGGCGGAACACGCGGAAACGCTCAACCTGTTATTGCAGCAAGGAGCAAGGCTAACGGGCATGACGCATACGGATGAGCTGATGTTCAGCTTGAATGGTGAAAATGTTCATTATGGAACACCAGTGAATCCAAGGGCTCCCGATCGCATCCCTGGCGGTTCATCGAGCGGATCGGCGGTTGCTGTCGCCGCTGGGCTTACTGACTTCTCCCTTGGAACGGATACGGGAGGATCGGTCCGTGTGCCATCTTCGTACTGTGGAATTTATGGAATGCGTCCATCGCATGGCCTTGTCTCCGCGAAAGGCGTTATCCCACTCGCTCCCAGCTTCGACACCGTCGGCTGGATGGCACGTGATCTCGAGACGCTGTGCCGGGTAGGAGAAGTGCTTTTGCCGCAGACAGACTCGGGTACAGGCTTCAGCCGGGTGCTCATCGGTGAGGATGCGTGGGAGCTTGCTGACACGGAGAGCAAAGAGGCACTTACCCCTTACCTGAAGTTGCTTTGCGGCATGGCTGCGAGCCATGAAACTGTTCGCATCGCCCCGCAGGGTCTACCAGAATGGATGACCATGTTCAGGACGATCCAGGGTTATGAAATATGGCAGGAGCACGGGGCCTGGATTGAACGTGAGCAGCCGACCTTCGGACCAGATACGGCCGGGCGATTCTCCTGGGCAAGCACCGTTGAACGTGCCGATCAGGAGAAGGCAGCCAAACGCCGGGTTGAGGTGTGCAAGCACATGGCTGACCTGCTCAGAACGGATACGGTGCTTGTGATTCCGACGACGACTGGAGCGGCCCCGAAGTTGGGCTTGGGTGGGCCTTTAATTGAAGAACGAAGAGTGAAAACGATGCGTTTAACCTGCATTTCCGGCTTGTCGGGTCTGCCGCAACTTACGATTCCGGCTGCGGAGGTACTGGGCTGCCCGGTCGGTATTTCGATCATTGCCGGTCCGGGACAAGATCAACGTCTGCTGGAATGGGCCACATCCTTTCTTTCAGCAGTACATTCTGAAGTAAAAGGATAAGAGCATCATTCGATATATGAACATGAAGCTACGCGTAAAAACAATAAAGCCTCAGGAGAAAGGGTGTCTGTTATGTTTCAACGATATGAAGGAACAGCGTGGGAGGAGCGATTTTTGCCCCGTCTTACAAGCAAACAGGTTCAAGAACTGCCGAAGGATAAGGCGCTGATTATTCTCCCAGTCGGAGCTGTGGAGCAGCATGGCCCCCATCTGCCTGTATATACGGACACTTTGATTGGGGAAGCGACATTATCACAAACGCTGGAGCGGGTGCGGGCGGATAAGGAAATCTGGCTGCTGCCTCCGGTCTCGTATGGCAAAAGCAATGAACATATCGGACTTCCGGGCACGATTTCCTTATCTGCGAGCACACTGCATGCCATCATGCTGGACATTGCAGAAAGTCTGAAGGCTAGTGGTTTTCGCAAGTTACTGTTGTTTAACACCCATGGCGGCAACGCGGATTTGCTAAATACGGTATCACGAGAAATACGGATCAGAACGGGGATGATGGTTTTCTATCTCAGTCCCGGCAGTCTGAATGTGGCAGAGGATCTCCTGTCTTCCGAGGAGCTGGAATACGGTATTCATGGTGGCGATTATGAGACCTCTCTCGTGATGTCCATCAAACCGGACTGGGTGAACAAGGAGTTCCTCGTCAAAGAACTTCCTGATATGTCCTCTTACCGCTTTCTTACATTAGAAGGGAAAATTCGTTTCGCCTGGAAGATGGCTGATATCTCCGCTACCGGCATTGCTGGTGATGCTACGACGGCCACGCCTGAGAAAGGTAGCATTATTCAGGATAGAATCTCAACGATTTTGTCAGAGGCGCTGGAGGAACTGTGTGATTTTGAAATCACCGATGTCCGCGGGACTGAACCGGTTCAGCAGCCAGCAGGAAGCACTCTGTGAAGCTCGTCAGTCTGAAACACGGCGATGGTGAACAGGCCGCGATTGAACATGCGGAACGATTCTTTCTTCTAGAGGAGATCAATAGGGCGGAAGGAAGCTCATGGGGCACCTCCGTTATGGAGATCTTGCAGCAAAGCCAGCTAGAGGAGCTAATCCAGTGGTATCAGAAGCACGGGGATAGAGCAGTTTCATCAATACCTTTCATACCTTCAAAAGAAGCCACAGCTGCTCCTCTCTTCCGCCACCCTCGTAAAATATGGGGAATTGGCATGAATTATGTGCAAAAAGCGATCGATCTCGCATCTACTCCTCCAGAGCGTGAGCCAGTCTGCTTCATGAAGCCGGACTCAAGCCTGATCGGGCCGGAAGAGTATATCCAGCTGACGGCTCAGGATGTGAATGTGACATCAGAAGCAGAGCTTGGCATTATCATCGGCCGAACCTGCAAAAATGTGCCGGAAGAACGTGCGCAGGAGGTCATTGCAGGTTTTGCCGCAACGCTGGATATGACTAACCAGGACATTCACGCACGGAACCCGAGATTCCTGCAGCGATCCAAGGTATTCGATACATTCTTCAGTCTTGGACCACAACTAATAACACCTGATGAAATAAGTGATCTGCAGAGCCTCGTCGTTGAAACGGTGTTGAATGATGAGGTTATTCATAGCAATACGGTGTCTCGCATGATGTATCATCCATGGTTCATTGTCTCGTATTTTTCACAGATGATGACTCTCTATCCGGGTGATGTGATCATGACAGGCACACCCGGGTCCGTCCGGATTCAGCAAGGAGATGTGGCCGAGTGTAGAATCAGTGGCTTTATGACGCTTCGAAATCCGGTAGGGGAAGTCGTACAAATCATCAGTAATTTTCCTTGGGGAGTGGTAATGAGATGAACAAGTACAGACAAAAGGGAACTGTCGTTTTACTCGCAGCAATATTTTCCTTATCCACATTGCTCGCGGCTTGCGGGAATCAGCCAACGGCTGAGAATGCCTCTGCTGCAGGGGGAAGCGAGGAACTCACGGCAATTACACAGGTGACGAACTGGTTTGCACAAGCAGAGCATGGGGGACTGTATGCGGCAAAGGAACAAGGATATTACAATGAGGCTGGTCTCGATATGACCATCCAGGCAGGTGGGCCGCAGGTGTCTCCAACACAGATTGTGGCTTCAGGCAAGGCGCAGTTCGGACTGGCAACAGCGGATCAATTGCTGGTCGCTCGTGAAGAAGGAATCCCTCTTGTAGCGATTGCAACGATATTCCAGAAAAGCCCGCAGGGACTTATGGTTCATGCCAATCAGAACCTGTCCTCCCTGGCCGATTTGAACAACCGCTCCGTATACGTGGGGACAGGCTCGGTGTTTTGGGATTTTGTGAAGAGTAAGTACCAATTGGGTAACGTGAAGGAATTGGCTTATACCGGTTCTTTGGCTCCTTTTGTAGCCGATGAAACGGTTGCCATTCAGGGATATGTAACCAGTGAGCCGTACGAGATGAAGCAGCAGAATGTAGACATTGATTTCCTGCTACTGGCGGATGCCGGTTATAACCCGTATTCCAATGTGCTGTTCACCACGGAGCAGTATATCCAGGATCATCCTGATATTGTGCGTGGTTATGTCGAGGCTTCGATGAAGGGCTGGGATTATTACAAAACCAATTATGATACCGTGAATGACGTCATTTTAAAGGAAAACCCTGATTTTACGAAAGAAAAGCTGAACTATGCCGCAGAAGCGCTTATCCCGTTTGTATATGAAGGTGATGCGGCGACACATGGTGTTGGCTACATGACAGAGGAACGCTGGACGGAGCTCGGAAAGCAGCTTAAGGAGATTGGGGCATTGAAAGAGGAGCCTGATGTCAGCAAAGTATTTACGGATGAGTTCTTGCCGAATTCCTAAGAGATTCCTTTAATGAGATCAGTATTACAACATACGGGAGGGGAACCGAATGAATGAACATTGGATAGCCGTATTGAAAGAACGCATGGATCCGGAATTGCTGCATTGGGAGGAGGCGGCGCTTGCCAAATATTCGATGGATTATCATCACTTCTCTCCTGTGCTGGCCAGTCAGCTGCAGGGTAAGGTCGCCGAGTGCATCGCCAGTCCGCGCACCGAGGAAGAACTTGACGATCTGCTCTCCATAGCAGCAGAGCTGGGAGTTCCGCTAACCATCAGGGGGAACGGCACCGGCAACTATGGCCAATGTGTTCCGGTCACAGGCGGAATCGTCCTGAATCTGGCCAAATACAACAAGGTGCTCGAAATGGGAGAAGGCACGATGCGGATCCAGGCCGGGGCCAGACTCGGCAAAATGGAATCTACTGCCCGCAAGGCAGGTTACGAGCTGCGTACGATGCCTTCCACCTTTCAATCCGCGACGATCGGCGGTTTTTTATGCGGCGGTTTTGGCGGCATCGGTTCGATCAGCTGGGGAACGATCTGGGATGGGCTGGTACGTTCTCTAAAAATCAAGACTGTTGAGGTTCATCCCCGTACCATTGAGCTCCAGGGGGACGAAGTGCTGCCTTACCTGCATACTTACGGTACAATCGGCATTTTGTCCGAAGTGGAAATCAATCTGGCTCCCCGAGTGGAATGGATGCAATGGGCAGTGACCTTTGACCGTTTTGAACAGGCTTTTCGCTTCGGGCAGTCGGTAGCTGAGGACAATTCCTTGGTGAAACGGCTAATTTCCATCCATGAATGGCCGGTACCATCCTATTTTCTTCCGCTTGATCTCCCCGCTGACCATGCTGTCGCATTACTGGAAGTGGATACAGCCAACGAATCCCAGCTTGAACGTATCCTATCGGAGTATGGAGGGCACTTGGCTATGAAGGTCTCTGCCGAACAGTATCACAAAGGTGTAGGTGTCTCCGATTTCACATGGAATCATACAACTTTGTGGGCGCGCAAGGCAGATCCTGACTTGACTTACCTGCAGCTCAATTTTGACCCCTCTAGTGCCCTTGAGCAAATCTCATCAATGAAAAAGGAATATCCGGAAGTGATGAATCATATCGAGTTTGCCCGGCAAAACGGAAATTTGCTGATCTCCGGCTTGCCGCTGGTTCCCTTCACAACGGAGGAGAACCTGAATCAGCTGATGGAATGTTACGAGAAAAACCGCGTTATCGTCAACAATCCGCATACATGGGATTTGAAGGAAGGCGGGCGATCATACGCCCATGATCGATTGTGGGAAATTAAACATCGCAATGACCCGAAGGGAATTTTGAATCAGGAGAAATTAAAGCGTTCGGCAGTTA of Paenibacillus sp. FSL R5-0517 contains these proteins:
- a CDS encoding cysteine hydrolase family protein is translated as MFKLGNRKSYWQVSETLVDLRRTQKYGKSVTLPAQPQEVIFDLDHTAVIVIDMQNDFCTPGGWLDSIGVDTSPLLNPVSRLNRLMPELRKAGVPVIWVNWGNREDRMNVPPSVLHVYNSDGRGNGIGDPLPGNGSKVLEKGSWGTAIVDGLDSSPDDIYVDKYRMSGFWDTPLDSILRNLNIQTVLFAGVNLDQCVMHTLQDAACLGYDGILLEDCSATSSPDFCIEATLYNIKQCYGFVTDSTWLVQELSEGATPIERNTSEELASLEG
- a CDS encoding fumarylacetoacetate hydrolase family protein; protein product: MKLVSLKHGDGEQAAIEHAERFFLLEEINRAEGSSWGTSVMEILQQSQLEELIQWYQKHGDRAVSSIPFIPSKEATAAPLFRHPRKIWGIGMNYVQKAIDLASTPPEREPVCFMKPDSSLIGPEEYIQLTAQDVNVTSEAELGIIIGRTCKNVPEERAQEVIAGFAATLDMTNQDIHARNPRFLQRSKVFDTFFSLGPQLITPDEISDLQSLVVETVLNDEVIHSNTVSRMMYHPWFIVSYFSQMMTLYPGDVIMTGTPGSVRIQQGDVAECRISGFMTLRNPVGEVVQIISNFPWGVVMR
- a CDS encoding FAD-binding oxidoreductase — translated: MNEHWIAVLKERMDPELLHWEEAALAKYSMDYHHFSPVLASQLQGKVAECIASPRTEEELDDLLSIAAELGVPLTIRGNGTGNYGQCVPVTGGIVLNLAKYNKVLEMGEGTMRIQAGARLGKMESTARKAGYELRTMPSTFQSATIGGFLCGGFGGIGSISWGTIWDGLVRSLKIKTVEVHPRTIELQGDEVLPYLHTYGTIGILSEVEINLAPRVEWMQWAVTFDRFEQAFRFGQSVAEDNSLVKRLISIHEWPVPSYFLPLDLPADHAVALLEVDTANESQLERILSEYGGHLAMKVSAEQYHKGVGVSDFTWNHTTLWARKADPDLTYLQLNFDPSSALEQISSMKKEYPEVMNHIEFARQNGNLLISGLPLVPFTTEENLNQLMECYEKNRVIVNNPHTWDLKEGGRSYAHDRLWEIKHRNDPKGILNQEKLKRSAVSGI
- a CDS encoding ABC transporter substrate-binding protein, encoding MNKYRQKGTVVLLAAIFSLSTLLAACGNQPTAENASAAGGSEELTAITQVTNWFAQAEHGGLYAAKEQGYYNEAGLDMTIQAGGPQVSPTQIVASGKAQFGLATADQLLVAREEGIPLVAIATIFQKSPQGLMVHANQNLSSLADLNNRSVYVGTGSVFWDFVKSKYQLGNVKELAYTGSLAPFVADETVAIQGYVTSEPYEMKQQNVDIDFLLLADAGYNPYSNVLFTTEQYIQDHPDIVRGYVEASMKGWDYYKTNYDTVNDVILKENPDFTKEKLNYAAEALIPFVYEGDAATHGVGYMTEERWTELGKQLKEIGALKEEPDVSKVFTDEFLPNS
- a CDS encoding creatininase family protein; the protein is MFQRYEGTAWEERFLPRLTSKQVQELPKDKALIILPVGAVEQHGPHLPVYTDTLIGEATLSQTLERVRADKEIWLLPPVSYGKSNEHIGLPGTISLSASTLHAIMLDIAESLKASGFRKLLLFNTHGGNADLLNTVSREIRIRTGMMVFYLSPGSLNVAEDLLSSEELEYGIHGGDYETSLVMSIKPDWVNKEFLVKELPDMSSYRFLTLEGKIRFAWKMADISATGIAGDATTATPEKGSIIQDRISTILSEALEELCDFEITDVRGTEPVQQPAGSTL
- a CDS encoding amidase, whose product is MNDQWNSIVNQVIVEPTGQGRLNGLSYMVKDVYAVRGNTNGAGNPCWLQTHGPEAEHAETLNLLLQQGARLTGMTHTDELMFSLNGENVHYGTPVNPRAPDRIPGGSSSGSAVAVAAGLTDFSLGTDTGGSVRVPSSYCGIYGMRPSHGLVSAKGVIPLAPSFDTVGWMARDLETLCRVGEVLLPQTDSGTGFSRVLIGEDAWELADTESKEALTPYLKLLCGMAASHETVRIAPQGLPEWMTMFRTIQGYEIWQEHGAWIEREQPTFGPDTAGRFSWASTVERADQEKAAKRRVEVCKHMADLLRTDTVLVIPTTTGAAPKLGLGGPLIEERRVKTMRLTCISGLSGLPQLTIPAAEVLGCPVGISIIAGPGQDQRLLEWATSFLSAVHSEVKG